The genomic window TAAAGggtttccccttctttctttgtGCGCCCCCCCCCCCACGTCTGACCCTGCAGCTCGATGCCAAGAAGAGCCCGCTGGCGCTGTTGGCCCAAACATGCTCGCAGATCGGGAAGCCCGACCCCTCGCCCTCGTCCAAACTCTCCTCAGTGGCCTCCAACGGGGGTGGCACGGGCGGTGCCGGCGGCGGCGCCGGGGGCGACAAGGACGCCAAGTCGGGCCCCCTCAAGCTGAGCGACATCGGCGTGGAAGACAAGTCGAGTTTCAAGCCGTACTCCAAACCCGGCTCGGATAAGAAAGAACCGGGAGGCGgcggcggaggaggaggagggggcggcgggggcggcggcgggggggttTCGGCGGAGAAGTCCGGATTCCGGGTACCGAGCGCCACCTGCCAGCCATTCACGCCCAGGACAGGCAGCCCAAGCTCCAGCGCCTCGGCCTGCTCTCCAGGAGGCATGCTGCCTTCGGCCGGGGGCGGCCCGGATGGCAAGGACGACAAGAAGGACCCCGAGGcgggcggcggcggtggcggcgccAAGGGCTCCGGGGGCGCCTCGGCCGAAGGGGGACCCACGGGGCTGGCGCACGGCCGGATTAGCTGTGGCGGCGGGATCAATGTGGACGTGAACCAGCACCCAGATGGGGGCCCCGGGGGCAAGGCTCTAGGCTCGGACTGCGGCGGCTCATCAGGCTCCGGCTCCAGCTCCGGCCCCAGCGCGCCCACCTCCTCCTCTGTGTTGGGCTCTGGGCTGGTGGCGCCCGTGTCGCCCTACAAGCCGGGCCAAACAGTGTTCCCTCTGCCTCCCGCGGGCATGACCTACCCAGGGAGCCTGGCTGGGGCCTACGCCGGCTACCCGCCCCAGTTCCTGCCACACGGCGTGGCGCTCGACCCCACCAAGCCGGGCAGCCTAGTGGGGGCTCAGctggcggcggccgcggcgggcTCTCTGGGCTGCAGCAAGCCCGCCGGCTCGAGCCCCTTGGCCGGAGCGTCACCGCCGTCCGTGATGACAGCCAGTTTGTGTCGGGACCCGTACTGCCTCAGCTACCACTGCGCCAGTCACCTGGCTGGGGCGGCGGCAGCCAGCGCGTCGTGCGCTCACGATCCGGCCGCGGCGGCCGCGGCTCTCAAGTCCGGATACCCGCTGGTGTACCCCACGCACCCGCTGCACGGCGTGCACTCGTCGCTCACCGCGGCCGCGGCCGCCGGCGCCACACCGCCCTCTCTGGCCGGCCACCCCCTCTACCCCTACGGCTTCATGCTCCCGAACGACCCACTCCCCCACATCTGCAACTGGGTGTCGGCCAACGGGCCTTGCGACAAGCGCTTCGCGACGTCTGAAGAGCTGCTGAGCCACTTGCGGACCCACACGGCCTTCCCCGGGACAGACAAACTGCTGTCGGGCTACCCCAGCTCCTCGTCTCTGGCCAGCGCCGCAGCGGCCGCCATGGCCTGCCACATGCACATCCCCACGTCGGGCGCTCCGGGCAGCCCCGGGACGCTGGCGCTGCGCAGCCCCCACCACGCGCTGGGACTCAGCAGCCGCTACCACCCCTACTCCAAGAGCCCGCTCCCCACGCCCGGTGCCCCCGTGCCCGTGCCCGCCGCCACCGGACCGTACTACTCCCCCTATGCTCTCTACGGACAGAGACTGACCACGGCCTCGGCGCTGGGGTACCAGTGAGGGCGGTCTCGAGGGCTATcgagggaaagaaaagaactgggggctgggggtggggaggagccgAGGGAGGGGCGGGAACAGGGCCGAGGCGACTGTCACCCGCGCGTGGGGATGACCCGGGccaggaaaggaaaatatatatatactgtatctATCTACCCGAAACAGCGACCGAGACCCGGTGGGAAAGTCCCCTTTCCCCCACCTCTCATCTCCCCACCCAAACtttataaaagttgaaaaaaatatcatttgactttttatagaaaaagaaggaaaaaataattgaaaagtgTTCATCTGAGGACTGCATCGGTGGACACTGGTATTTATTTATGTTAGCTCCAAGCGGACCCGTGGTTCAAAAGTGCATTACTTAGTTTGAGCTCTGTAGGTAAAaaggaagaagggggaaaaattaaAACTTGAGGGTTAAAAACGTGGAAAACAAACCCTCCCATCCCTTGtagattataaataaatacaaaaccgCCACAGAACTAGAGGTCTTCTCTTTAATGTTACTTTAAAATTGCTATGATTGTATTGTACGTTCTTATTTAATGTCTGATTGAAACACAACTTTACATGCATGTttgttacaaaaatgaaaaaaagaaaacaaaacaagtcacAATTTGTCAGCTCTGATTTCaaattgcaattatttttaagGTGTATACCATCAAAAGAGAATGGGTATTTTTTTGTATGTattctggaagaaaacaaaaaaaaaaaggaagaacaatTCTATTCCAAACCTCATTTGccttattttgttctttaaaaggaacacttaactatttttaatttttaagtccacCGGCTGAAAAGGGGACAAGGTTTACGTCATGTACTAAAATAATAGACAATGTATCgctttaaagattaaaattccgtATATTTGATGTATTAAAAGGTTTTACttcttcttatctttttttttttttttttttcttggttaaagAGAAACAAGAGCATGGCAATTTGGCCACAGTGGGTTCCCTGGGCCTCACGGCTATTCCTTCCCAGGACCGTGGTCGAAATTCCGATTGTTTAGTTGTAATTTTCAGGAAGAGGCAAAGGCTCCAGAAGGGCTGGCCttggaggaaatatttttaaacggGATTTCACAATTTGGAAAGATAGTGTACTTAGCTTTCGCTCATTTCGTTTTTTTCTCCCAGTAGCTGGTTTGTTAAAAGTGAAAGGGGGGAAaggggatttaaaaaaatttccctctTAAGATTTTGAGGAGTTTGGGTTTCGTTTTGTGCAGAGAGCGGCGCAGGTCCGGACTCGCCCGCCCAGCCTCGGCCCGGGGGAGGTGCCGCTGCCCGCAGTTCCTCTATGCTTTCCTACCATCATCGGTTACGGGCGGGCAGCCGGGATCGATTGGCGGTCGGAGGGCGCTTGGGGACCTGTTTCCTaggcctggggaggagagcgcgcTGGAGCCCTCTTGTCCCTCCGAGGAAAATgagttctctttccttttcttcagctGGCTGCCGAGGGCTAGAGGCCGCCACCAGCCGACCCCTCCAGCCAACTCCCTCCCCCTGgggctccttcctctctcccGAGTCGGGACCCGCGTCAGGCCGGCGCCGATGCTGCTTTTCCGAATCCCGATTTCTCTGCAGTCTACGCTCTATCCCAGTCTGCGACGCAGAAGAAAGCGCCGGGGCCCGGAAGCCCCTTCCAGTTCGACTCCGCAAGGGTCCTGGCGCCCATTGTCAGCCTCGCTGGGGCGACCTGGGTGGACGCGGAGCGCCGTTGTGGGTCGCGAGCTCCGCTCGGCAAAGTCGCTGCGCGACCCCCGGTCCCGGCGCGATTCCCGCAGCGCGCACCGCTACCTTCTCCCCAGCTTGCGCGGCGGCACTGAGCTGCCTGAAGAGCCCCTGGAACCAGGCAGAAAAGAGGTCTAATCttcgtgtgtgtgcgcgcgcgcgcgcgtgtgtgtatatgtgttggagcggggtggggtgaggggtccaaagcccagcccccaccccgaCCGCGatcacacactcacaccccaGACCCGGGCGCCAGCCCTGCTCTCTGCTTTTTGGGGCGCTCTCCCCGGCGGGTCCGCAGTTTGGTCCAGAGCGCAGCTTTTCTGGGATCCTGGGGCTTCGGAGTCGCGGCGCTGAGCGCGGACCCCGAACTCTCCTCTCCCCAGGGTCAGGCCGTTCTGGGTTCTCCGAGCCACCGGCCTCCCTCGGCGTCAGGCTCCCCCTGCTGCCTCGGGAAGCTCACCGCCGCTCAAAGGCCGCCCTCGGCCTCGGGCCTCGGTCAGTCAACCGCACGGCCCCTGCCGCCATTTGTTCGGGAGTTGGTGACTCAGATTTTTCCaccctcctcccagcatcagcctcACGCCTGCAGGGCCTTTTCCCGGTTTGCACGCAAAGCGGGCCCGACGACCTCCGGGACGCCTCTCAGGCCTCCGCCTGGAGAAGACTTCGTAGAGGAAGACTCGGGCTCCGTGCCGCCTACCCAGAGGGGGCAGCCTCCAGCGCCTCCGAGCCGTCTGCCCGCAGCACGCCCGGGACGCTGCAGCCCAGCTCCCACTCTGGTCCGGCTAAGAGAAGCTGGGCTGGGCCTGGCTGGGCCCGGCTTATCGAGAACCCTGGCCGATGGGGCTGCTTGTCACCTCCAGGCTctcggacacacacacacacacactcacattctGGATAGGAGGACCTTCGAGGAGGTGGTTCGGCCCAAGTCCCGGGGACTCAAGTGCCCACGCTTGCGACGTGAAAGCCAGACCCTTGTTCACCCCTCAtcagcaccagccccaagcccctGGTCATTCCGACCCACACGCATTGCCTTCCTTGGCCTCGCATCTTCCGACAGGGCCACCACGCCTCGCCAGCAGGGACCCACTTGGGTGGGAAGGGCCTAGAAATTCCCCAGCCCTGGAATTTCAGGCCTGGGACCATCAGAAAGACAAACTAGGCCCTCTCGTGCCTTCACGCCCTCTCTTGGTATTTTAGTATAGTAACAAAAAGCAAACCCAAAACGgcttaaaattttaatgagacCTCCTTCCCGGAGAAGTTACTCAGAGGCAGCAAAATTCCGGAGCTGGGGCCGGGGATCAGGGATGGTCCCCCGACGTGTGCGACGGAGCTGAGTCATCCCAGGCACAGGGTTAGTAAGGAGAGGGTGCCGGTATGTGCTGCAGTTCCAATCCAGGCGCGACCCCCTCAGGAAAAACTCGCCGCATCCTCACTGCGCGCCCCTggctctctctccctgtctgctGAACTGCGGCGGGATGCGCCCGGCGGCTACCGCCAAAGCCAGAGCGGAGCGCAGTGTGTCCGCCAGGCGGCGCTGCGGAGCCCGGCGGAGCGGGCGGGAGACCCGGAGCCCCGGCCAGCGTGCGGGACGCAGGCTGGGTGGTCAGAGACCCCGCGCCTCCACGTTAGCACGGTGTCCGGTAGCTCCCTCCTGGTAGTTCCTCGCTCCTCTCTCGCTACGAACCATGTCCTCTGCGCTTCTCCACATGCTCTAGCTTCTGCTCTTGTGTTCCCCGTGCTCTTTCTCTACCCCAGAGGAGTTGGCGCAGGTGTCCAGGGCCCGTCTCCAAGCCGGGGAGCTCCCATCGCCACCATCAAGGCTCTGACAGGTCACTTTGTCATAGTGAAGTGAATCTCACCCATTCATACATCCATTCACTTCCATTCTCTGCTTATTTCCCATGACCTCACCCCTCGCCAAGGGCTTCCCATCTCTTTATTCACCCCtgacacagatggagaaactaaggCTAAATCCTGGAAGCCAATGGCAAGGCCAGCAGAGAAAGCCCAAGCCTTTCTCTCCATTCAACCCCTGCACCCATCTGTACCTCTGGCAGTGGCGCTGAGTAGCCCGGATGTCTTTGGGCTGGGTGGTCTTTAAGCAGTGAgaaaaggcagatttttttttttttaaaaaagcccttGTGCTTTGGAAAAGGTATAAAAATTGCCCAGAAGGCAAGGCCTGTCCCTGTGAGGCTACCTGATGGCCAGACTCTTCTGCACGTATTGGCTTAGGGCTCCTCACCTCCCATGCCTGGAGGCCTGGTGATGCTCAGAGTGACTGTAAAATGCAGACTGACCTGCTCATGCTTACGTCCAGCCCATACTATCCTGTATTATCCCATTTAAACTTCACAGCAATTCCATGAGGTTGCTAGAAGCTTtacgcccattttacagatgaggaaactgaggctcagcaggCAAAGGATACTAGCTAGTGAGTGATGGAGTCAAGGCAGAGGTTCTCACCTTGGCTGCTGTCACCTGAGGCGATTTTAAAGTATAACAATGCCTGGGAGGCAGAGACTCTGATTCACCTGGGAGAGAGTGTGGTACAcagaattgttttatttttctttttaagttcttagcattttgttgttgttgtttttctttttttcccctgaactttttggccacccagtatgtgggatcttagttccctgaccaggaatcaaacttgtgccccctgcagtggaagcacggagtcttaactgctggactgccagggcagacccttatttcactttttactgTGGAGGCTTTGGAAGATCCATGAAGGTAGACGGAATGGTCTACTAGAGCCCCACAAACCCATCACCCAGCCCCAACAGGTATCAGCTCATGACCAATCTCATTTCCTCTCTACTTCTCCTATTTGCCTGTCCCACACCATTAAGTGGAAGTGAATACAGACATCTTATCATTTCACATCCTCAGGTGTTTGTCACTTCCTGCCAGGCTCCCAAGCTAGGGCTCATCCTGCTCTCAGCTGAGGCTTCAATTCAGTTAGTGGCCATTTCTATCAGACCCAGGGCCCTAGCACTTCACCTACCCTGTGCTGGGGAATCCCCCAAAGTCCTGGGGCTACTGATCTCTCTCCCCTCAGTGTGAACCCAGGGCTCACAGTGGGCTGTAGAAAGCCTCTTGAGCCCCTGGTGAAGCAACAGCACTGTGGGATACTCACAGTGCAAAGGGCGTCCTGGGAGTGGGAACAGCTTAAAGCTACACGGTACAGTGTGAAGAGCACAAATTTGGGGTCAGGCTGGTCTAAAATCGAACTTTTCACTCCACCCACCCCTGGCTCAAACTCTATGACTCAATTTATTTGATCCTCAGTTGCctcctctgtaaagtggggatgaaagtgttagttgctcagtcatgtctgactctgcaacaccatggactgtagcccggcaggctcgtctctgttcatgggattttctaggcaaggatactggagtggcttgccatttccttctccaggggatcttcccaacccaggaatcggatctgggtttcctgcattgcaggcagattctttaccgtctgagctaccaacAGATGCCAACtttatagggttgttgtgaggcttaaatgaaataattaatgtGAAAATTCCCAATCTTCTGTCTGGCCCGTACTGGCTTTTAGTAAAgatagatttctttccttcttctcttcccaaAGTATAGTTTCATTATGATCAGCCCCCTTGCTCAAGAACTAACTGTGGATCCTTGTGGTTCACTGGTTCAAATTCTCACTCTACTATCTGGCCATCTGGCCATGGTTCATCTTCTGACCTGGCCTCTCTTTGCCTGTTCTTCTACCTTGCGTCTCACCAGTCTTCACAGTCCAGACCCTCTGCCAGCCAGCTAGGCCCCCAGCCACTTTGATGATGGTGCTCATCATACACTACTTCCCTTGaatgccttcc from Capricornis sumatraensis isolate serow.1 chromosome 10, serow.2, whole genome shotgun sequence includes these protein-coding regions:
- the ZNF503 gene encoding zinc finger protein 503 — protein: MSTAPSLSALRSSKHSGGGGGGGGGSADPAWTSALSGNSSGPGPGSSPAGSTKPFVHAVPPSDPLRQASRLPIKVLKMLTARTGHILHPEYLQPLPSTPVSPIELDAKKSPLALLAQTCSQIGKPDPSPSSKLSSVASNGGGTGGAGGGAGGDKDAKSGPLKLSDIGVEDKSSFKPYSKPGSDKKEPGGGGGGGGGGGGGGGGGVSAEKSGFRVPSATCQPFTPRTGSPSSSASACSPGGMLPSAGGGPDGKDDKKDPEAGGGGGGAKGSGGASAEGGPTGLAHGRISCGGGINVDVNQHPDGGPGGKALGSDCGGSSGSGSSSGPSAPTSSSVLGSGLVAPVSPYKPGQTVFPLPPAGMTYPGSLAGAYAGYPPQFLPHGVALDPTKPGSLVGAQLAAAAAGSLGCSKPAGSSPLAGASPPSVMTASLCRDPYCLSYHCASHLAGAAAASASCAHDPAAAAAALKSGYPLVYPTHPLHGVHSSLTAAAAAGATPPSLAGHPLYPYGFMLPNDPLPHICNWVSANGPCDKRFATSEELLSHLRTHTAFPGTDKLLSGYPSSSSLASAAAAAMACHMHIPTSGAPGSPGTLALRSPHHALGLSSRYHPYSKSPLPTPGAPVPVPAATGPYYSPYALYGQRLTTASALGYQ